The Acidicapsa acidisoli genome contains a region encoding:
- the tsf gene encoding translation elongation factor Ts, whose amino-acid sequence MTTVSEKIGAGLVKELREKSGAPMGDCLKALQESKGDIEAAFVVLRKRGMASAAKKSSRSTNEGAVGNYIHAGGKIGVMVELNCESDFVARTDDFQDLLKDIAMHIAASDPRYVRPEDVTPEDLEREKEIYKAQAMASGKPENIAEKMVVGKMAKFYEEVCLLEQPFIKDQSVSIKELIAQKVGKLGENITVRRFARFKVGDPNWTVATTKLVEGSAE is encoded by the coding sequence ATGACGACGGTGAGTGAGAAAATTGGTGCGGGTCTGGTAAAGGAACTGCGCGAGAAGTCCGGCGCGCCCATGGGCGATTGTCTGAAGGCGCTGCAGGAGTCCAAGGGCGATATCGAGGCGGCATTTGTGGTGCTGCGTAAGCGCGGCATGGCGTCCGCCGCGAAGAAGTCTTCGCGCTCGACCAACGAAGGCGCGGTCGGCAACTACATCCACGCCGGCGGCAAGATCGGTGTGATGGTCGAACTGAACTGCGAAAGCGATTTTGTCGCCCGCACCGACGATTTCCAGGACCTGCTCAAGGACATCGCCATGCACATCGCAGCCAGCGATCCGCGCTACGTCAGGCCCGAAGATGTGACGCCAGAGGATCTGGAGCGCGAGAAGGAAATCTACAAGGCGCAGGCAATGGCCTCTGGCAAGCCGGAAAACATTGCAGAAAAGATGGTCGTGGGCAAGATGGCCAAGTTCTACGAGGAAGTCTGCTTGCTGGAGCAGCCCTTCATCAAGGATCAGTCCGTTTCGATCAAGGAACTGATTGCGCAGAAGGTCGGCAAGCTCGGCGAAAACATCACCGTGCGGCGCTTTGCGCGCTTCAAGGTGGGCGACCCGAACTGGACCGTCGCGACGACCAAGCTGGTCGAAGGCTCAGCAGAGTAA
- the rpsB gene encoding 30S ribosomal protein S2, which yields MATITMKELLEAGVHFGHQTKRWNPKMKEYIFGERNGIYIIDLQKTLKMFKDASKYVTDLCASGKTVLFVGTKRQAQDAIAEEANRAGMPYINQRWLGGLLTNWVTVQKSVKRLQELDEMATDGRYELLTKKEVIKLERERKHLQANLAGIKNMKRLPDAIFIVDSNNEAIAVKEAKKLGIPVVAVVDTNCDPTVVDYVIPGNDDALRAIRLFTSKISDSAIEGVNLVGDKQFAEVAETEAPAELVTLDASGEGEEVGDVVDLEAALGGGIRKAPGVVSALEEEAETAETAL from the coding sequence TTGGCCACGATTACCATGAAGGAGCTGCTCGAAGCGGGTGTTCACTTCGGGCATCAGACGAAGCGCTGGAACCCGAAGATGAAGGAATACATCTTTGGCGAGCGCAACGGCATTTACATCATTGACCTGCAGAAGACGCTCAAGATGTTCAAAGACGCGTCGAAGTACGTCACCGACCTGTGCGCCAGCGGCAAGACGGTTCTTTTCGTCGGCACCAAGCGCCAGGCTCAGGATGCGATCGCAGAGGAAGCCAACCGCGCCGGAATGCCGTACATCAATCAGCGCTGGCTCGGCGGTCTGCTGACCAACTGGGTGACCGTGCAGAAGTCGGTGAAGCGCCTTCAGGAACTCGACGAAATGGCTACCGATGGCCGCTACGAATTGCTGACCAAGAAGGAAGTCATCAAGCTGGAGCGGGAGCGCAAGCACCTGCAGGCCAACCTTGCCGGCATCAAGAACATGAAGCGGCTGCCCGACGCGATCTTCATCGTCGACTCGAACAACGAAGCGATCGCCGTGAAGGAAGCCAAGAAGCTGGGCATCCCGGTAGTCGCCGTTGTGGACACGAACTGCGACCCGACGGTTGTGGATTACGTGATCCCGGGCAACGATGACGCGCTGCGCGCCATCCGCCTCTTCACCTCCAAGATCTCCGATTCGGCAATCGAGGGCGTGAACCTGGTGGGCGACAAGCAGTTTGCCGAGGTTGCCGAGACGGAAGCGCCTGCGGAACTGGTTACGCTCGACGCCAGCGGCGAGGGCGAGGAAGTCGGCGATGTGGTTGACCTCGAAGCTGCACTAGGCGGCGGAATTCGCAAGGCTCCCGGCGTAGTTTCGGCGCTGGAAGAAGAAGCTGAGACGGCTGAAACAGCACTGTAA
- the rpsI gene encoding 30S ribosomal protein S9 has translation MADLVQYYGTGRRKSAIARVFLRPGTGEFKVNGKGYTEYFVTEQQRTAAKRSLVLTELLSTFDVVTTVKGGGVSAQADAVKMGSARALVVFNPELRKLLKSENLLTRDARQKERKKYGQKGARARFQFSKR, from the coding sequence ATGGCAGATTTGGTTCAGTATTACGGAACGGGCCGCCGCAAGTCGGCGATTGCCCGTGTTTTTCTGCGCCCCGGAACGGGTGAGTTCAAGGTAAACGGCAAGGGCTACACGGAGTACTTCGTGACCGAGCAGCAGCGTACCGCAGCGAAGCGCTCTCTGGTGCTCACCGAACTGCTCTCCACCTTTGACGTGGTCACCACGGTCAAGGGCGGCGGCGTTTCGGCCCAGGCCGATGCCGTGAAAATGGGTTCAGCTCGCGCTCTCGTGGTCTTCAACCCCGAGCTGCGCAAGCTGTTGAAATCGGAAAACCTTCTGACCCGCGATGCGCGCCAGAAGGAACGCAAAAAGTACGGTCAGAAGGGTGCGCGCGCACGCTTCCAGTTCAGCAAGAGATAG